In a single window of the Cucumis melo cultivar AY chromosome 11, USDA_Cmelo_AY_1.0, whole genome shotgun sequence genome:
- the LOC103498815 gene encoding autophagy-related protein 3 isoform X2 encodes MVLSQKLHEAFKGTVERITGPRTVSAFKEKGVLSVSEFIIAGDNLVSKCPTWSWESGDLNKRKSYLPPDKQFLITRNVPCLRRAASIEEEYEAAGGEVLLDNEDGDGWLATHGKPKEKSDEEENLPSLEALEISRTKVVKSIPNYFGGEDEDDVPDLDDIEETDNVVGTDAATLPLTYQIAHEPDDDNILRTRTYDVSITYDKYYQTPRVWLTGYDESRMLLQPELVLEDVSQDHARKTVTIEDHPHLPGKHASVHPCRHGAVMKKIIDVLMSRGVEPEVHKYLFLFLKFVASVIPTIEYDYTMDFDLGGPSSQ; translated from the exons ATGGTTTTATCCCAGAAGCTTCACGAGGCCTTCAAAGGAACTGTTGAGAGGATCACCGGACCTCGAACCGTCTCCGCTTTCAAAGAGAAAGGCGTTCTCAGTGTTTCTGAGTTCATCATCGCCGGTGATAATCTTGTCTCCAAGTGTCCCACCTGGTCTTG GGAGTCAGGTGATCTGAACAAGAGGAAATCATATCTGCCCCCAGATAAGCAATTCTTGATTACCAGAAATG TTCCTTGCCTGCGCCGGGCTGCCTCTATAGAAGAGGAGTATGAAGCTGCAGGTGGTGAAGTTCTTCTTGATAATGAAGATGGTGATGGCTGGCTGGCGACCCATGGGAAACCAAAGG AAAAAAGTGATGAAGAGGAAAACTTGCCTTCCTTAGAAGCTCTTGAAATCAGCAGGACCAAGGTTGTTAAGTCAATTCCAAACTATTTTGGTGGTGAAGATGAAGACGATGTTCCTGACCTGGATGATATCGAAGAAACTGACAATGTTGTTGGAACTGATGCA GCCACTCTGCCATTGACCTATCAAATTGCCCACGAACCTGATGACGATAATATCCTACGAACACGAACTTATGATGTCAGCATCAC GTATGATAAATATTATCAGACACCACGTGTTTGGCTTACGGGATATGATGAG TCAAGGATGCTCTTACAGCCAGAACTTGTTCTTGAAGATGTTAGTCAAGATCATGCTCGAAAAACA GTGACCATTGAGGACCATCCCCATCTACCTGGAAAGCATGCGTCTGTTCATCCCTGCAGACATGGGGCTGTGATGAAAAAGATCATTGATGTGTTAATGTCCCGAGGCGTAGAACCTGAAGTTCACAA GTATCTTTTCTTGTTCTTAAAATTTGTTGCATCTGTTATTCCGACTATCGAATATGATTATACTATGGACTTTGATCTTGGCGGCCCTAGCAGTCAATAA
- the LOC103498815 gene encoding autophagy-related protein 3 isoform X1: MVLSQKLHEAFKGTVERITGPRTVSAFKEKGVLSVSEFIIAGDNLVSKCPTWSWESGDLNKRKSYLPPDKQFLITRNVPCLRRAASIEEEYEAAGGEVLLDNEDGDGWLATHGKPKEEKSDEEENLPSLEALEISRTKVVKSIPNYFGGEDEDDVPDLDDIEETDNVVGTDAATLPLTYQIAHEPDDDNILRTRTYDVSITYDKYYQTPRVWLTGYDESRMLLQPELVLEDVSQDHARKTVTIEDHPHLPGKHASVHPCRHGAVMKKIIDVLMSRGVEPEVHKYLFLFLKFVASVIPTIEYDYTMDFDLGGPSSQ, from the exons ATGGTTTTATCCCAGAAGCTTCACGAGGCCTTCAAAGGAACTGTTGAGAGGATCACCGGACCTCGAACCGTCTCCGCTTTCAAAGAGAAAGGCGTTCTCAGTGTTTCTGAGTTCATCATCGCCGGTGATAATCTTGTCTCCAAGTGTCCCACCTGGTCTTG GGAGTCAGGTGATCTGAACAAGAGGAAATCATATCTGCCCCCAGATAAGCAATTCTTGATTACCAGAAATG TTCCTTGCCTGCGCCGGGCTGCCTCTATAGAAGAGGAGTATGAAGCTGCAGGTGGTGAAGTTCTTCTTGATAATGAAGATGGTGATGGCTGGCTGGCGACCCATGGGAAACCAAAGG AAGAAAAAAGTGATGAAGAGGAAAACTTGCCTTCCTTAGAAGCTCTTGAAATCAGCAGGACCAAGGTTGTTAAGTCAATTCCAAACTATTTTGGTGGTGAAGATGAAGACGATGTTCCTGACCTGGATGATATCGAAGAAACTGACAATGTTGTTGGAACTGATGCA GCCACTCTGCCATTGACCTATCAAATTGCCCACGAACCTGATGACGATAATATCCTACGAACACGAACTTATGATGTCAGCATCAC GTATGATAAATATTATCAGACACCACGTGTTTGGCTTACGGGATATGATGAG TCAAGGATGCTCTTACAGCCAGAACTTGTTCTTGAAGATGTTAGTCAAGATCATGCTCGAAAAACA GTGACCATTGAGGACCATCCCCATCTACCTGGAAAGCATGCGTCTGTTCATCCCTGCAGACATGGGGCTGTGATGAAAAAGATCATTGATGTGTTAATGTCCCGAGGCGTAGAACCTGAAGTTCACAA GTATCTTTTCTTGTTCTTAAAATTTGTTGCATCTGTTATTCCGACTATCGAATATGATTATACTATGGACTTTGATCTTGGCGGCCCTAGCAGTCAATAA